One window of Panulirus ornatus isolate Po-2019 chromosome 13, ASM3632096v1, whole genome shotgun sequence genomic DNA carries:
- the LOC139752687 gene encoding oplophorus-luciferin 2-monooxygenase non-catalytic subunit-like produces MMLPILLAGFLGFATASLQPPPAEKSAWPCPEPNDIFPCTCSESNLHIDLDCSNVADDYQLQKVFQADFPFHVFRYLIIVKKTTEKRVPITLLDETTFSNISFSNIRISHTKLRDIAPNTFNNSLTRLETLLVTDSFLTTFPFDILIDCPLLTDLRVFKNNITHMSNIRSNSLTYLQVSQNPYLRFEDQAFYNAPSLEYLLLNDIGLPHVAANSFSKQLHMKYLDLSHNRIEVLYTDALALRYSPIEQIKLDGNRIRTVQKGAISGLQQSIALWLQHNLLTNLTQQVWEPIFQSVDNSAESNLIVLDDNPLVCDCNILWLVKRDSYLDSLARGAWCHNSDQAIHEVDVAFLEENCI; encoded by the exons aTGATGCTACCGATTCTGCTGGCCGGCTTCCTGGGCTTCGCCACCGCCAGCCTTCAGCCCCCTCCTGCCGAAAAGTCGGCCTGGCCCTGCCCCGAGCCAAACGACATCTTCCCCTGCACCTGCTCAGAATCCAACCTTCACATTGACTTGGACTGCTCCAACGTCGCTGACGACTACCAGCTTCAGAAAGTCTTTCAAGCAGATTTCCCCTTCCATGTATTCCGATATTTGATCATCGTCAAAAAGACCACAGAGAAGCGAGTTCCCATAACATTACTCGACGAAACGACCTTCTCCAACATCTCGTTCTCAAACATACGAATCAGCCACACCAAACTCAGAGACATTGCTCCGAATACGTTTAACAACTCCTTGACGCGCCTGGAGACACTCCTCGTCACCGACAGTTTCCTCACCACGTTCCCGTTTGACATCCTGATCGACTGTCCCCTGCTGACGGACCTGCGGGTCTTCAAGAACAACATCACCCACATGTCCAACATCCGCTCCAATAGTCTGACGTACCTGCAAGTCTCGCAGAACCCATACCTTCGCTTCGAGGACCAGGCCTTCTACAACGCACCGAGTCTAGAGTACTTGTTGTTGAACGACATAGGACTCCCCCACGTCGCTGCCAATTCCTTCAGCAAGCAGTTACACATGAAATACCTCGACCTGAGCCACAACAGAATTGAAGTTCTCTATACAGACGCGCTAGCCCTGAGGTACAGCCCGATCGAACAAATCAAACTTGATGGCAACCGAATACGCACCGTTCAGAAGGGCGCTATATCAG GACTTCAGCAAAGCATAGCCCTCTGGCTTCAGCACAACCTCCTGACGAACCTGACGCAGCAGGTGTGGGAGCCCATATTCCAGTCTGTGGACAACAGCGCAGAAAGCAATCTCATCGTGCTTGATG ACAACCCGCTCGTCTGCGACTGTAACATCTTGTGGCTGGTGAAAAGGGATTCCTATTTGGACTCTCTGGCTCGAGGAGCTTGGTGCCATAACAGCGACCAGGCGATTCACGAGGTAGATGTGGCTTTCCTTGAAGAAAACTGCATTTGA